The Chitinophaga pinensis DSM 2588 region GTTATTTAATATTATGTTCATCATTTTATAACTGTGTAGGCTGTTTACTTCCCTTGCAGGCCTGCCAGGCTTGCAGGATAGCGTTCTCCCAGAAGGCTGATGTTGTCTAAAGCCTTATTGATATTGGCTATATCATCATCGCCCAAGGAGATATTTGCACCGCCTATATTTTCTGCTAAGCGAGCCATTTTTGTGGTTCCGGGAATCGGTACAATCCATGGCTTCTGCGCCAGCAGCCATGCCAATGCGATCTGCGCTGGCGTTGCGTTATGTTCTCCCGCAATCTTTGTGACAAGGTCAACAATGGTTAGATTGGCCTGGCGATTTTCTTTGGAAAAACGAGGCATGACATTTCTCCAGTCGGTCTTGTCAAATTCGGTGTCTGCATTCATCTTACCAGTTAAAAATCCTTTGCCGAGCGGGCTAAACGGGACGAAGCCAATGCCTAATTCTTCAAGCAATGGAATGATTTCATGTTCAGGTTCACGCCAGAACATAGAGTATTCGCTTTGCAGGGCTGCCAGGGGCTGTACGGCATGCGCCCTGCGTATGCTCTGCAGGCCGGCTTCACTCATACCGAAGTGTTTTACTTTGCCTTCGGCAATTAAATCTTTTACAGTTCCGGCGACATCTTCAATGGGTACATCCGGGTCTACACGGTGTTGATAAAACAAATCGATATAATCAGTTTGCAGATACCGGAGCGAGTTTTCCGCCACCTGCCGGATGCGTTCCGGGCGACTGTTCAAACCATCTGTATTTCTGCCGTTTTTAAAGCCAAACTTGGTAGCGATGATTACTTTGTCACGTACACCGTGTAATGCTTTTCCTACCAGTTGTTCATTGGCGCCTTGTCCGTATACTTCTGCGGTATCAAAGAAAGTGATGCCCGATTCATAAGCTTTTTGAATGAGTGCAATGGCATCGTTTTCATTTGTTGCCGGACCGTACCCATGGCTTAATCCCATGCAGCCGAAGCCAAGTTCGGAGACTTCTAATCCTGAGATTCCTAATTGTCGTGTTTTCATTTTGTATGTTTGTGCTGTAAAATTGTGTAGAATGGGTGAGCCGTTCTGTATACAGATTACGGGGTTTCATACCAATATTACTGGTTGGGAAGACCGGTATAAAAAGGGATTGCCGGAACCTATAATTTTGTAGCTATAAAAGAATCTGGTATGGAAGAGATCGTTAAAATTGGCAGCGTCGCGCAATACAATGCCATGCGAGGTGTAACTACCAAACATCCCCTGATTACGGTGATTGACCTCTCGATTGCGCAACCGATGCCCGCCAGGTCATTTAACTTTGGTTTGTATGCAGTGGGGCTGAAAGAAATAAACTGTGGCCAGTTGCGCTATGGAAGAAAGCACTATGACTACCAGGAAGGAAGTCTGATATTTGTAGCGCCAGGACAGGTTGTGGGTGTGGAACGCGGCGTTGAACCATTTGCCATGAAAGGATGGGTATTGCTCTTCCATCCCGACCTGATAAACGGCACGCCATTGGGCAAACACATGCAGGATTATTCTTTCTTTTCGTATGATGTCAATGAAGCGCTTCATCTGTCGGATAAAGAGAAAAGTATTGTGATTGATTGCTTCTCAAAAATCGAGTATGAACTCGATCAAAATATAGACAAGCATAGTAAAGGACTGATTGCATCCAACATCGAGTTACTGCTCAATTATTGCAACCGTTTTTATGACCGGCAGTTCATTACGCGCGACAATGCAAACAAAGGCATCCTGGAACGGTTT contains the following coding sequences:
- a CDS encoding aldo/keto reductase; this encodes MKTRQLGISGLEVSELGFGCMGLSHGYGPATNENDAIALIQKAYESGITFFDTAEVYGQGANEQLVGKALHGVRDKVIIATKFGFKNGRNTDGLNSRPERIRQVAENSLRYLQTDYIDLFYQHRVDPDVPIEDVAGTVKDLIAEGKVKHFGMSEAGLQSIRRAHAVQPLAALQSEYSMFWREPEHEIIPLLEELGIGFVPFSPLGKGFLTGKMNADTEFDKTDWRNVMPRFSKENRQANLTIVDLVTKIAGEHNATPAQIALAWLLAQKPWIVPIPGTTKMARLAENIGGANISLGDDDIANINKALDNISLLGERYPASLAGLQGK
- a CDS encoding helix-turn-helix domain-containing protein; translation: MEEIVKIGSVAQYNAMRGVTTKHPLITVIDLSIAQPMPARSFNFGLYAVGLKEINCGQLRYGRKHYDYQEGSLIFVAPGQVVGVERGVEPFAMKGWVLLFHPDLINGTPLGKHMQDYSFFSYDVNEALHLSDKEKSIVIDCFSKIEYELDQNIDKHSKGLIASNIELLLNYCNRFYDRQFITRDNANKGILERFEHLLKDYFSSDKPQHEGLPSVAYCAEALHLSPNYFGDLVKKETGRSAQEYIQSKVIDVAKERVFDLNKSVSEIAYELGFKYPQHFTRLFKQKVGITPNDYRMMN